One segment of Rosa chinensis cultivar Old Blush chromosome 6, RchiOBHm-V2, whole genome shotgun sequence DNA contains the following:
- the LOC112170902 gene encoding disease resistance protein RPV1-like, with translation MDLSKPQVGASSSSSTSSTHSFTHDVFLSFRGPDTRNNFTGHLYRNLVNKGINTFIDNDLTRGEDITKELLEVIEGSRISIVVFFANYASSKWCLDELVKILQCKESKQQIVYPIFYKVHPSKIRYQKGQVGDGIAHLSKYEDNLTKVGSWKAALTQAGDLSGWHIEDGEHEANVIEQIVEEISTEIMKCTPLDVATHPVGIESRVEDILKLLNVEQDDPHMVGIWGIGGIGKSTLAKAVFNSISNKFEHSCFLANIRESFSRGDLVKLQNDFLSKIIERNPPNVENVDEGITVLKQKLSQKRVLLVIDDVDHLDQLRKLAGGCDWFGQRSRIIITTRDTNFLSAHGVNSNSIYEVKELNHQEASELFNFYAFKENKRMDDFSELASKVIRYAKGIPLVLEVLGSDLCSKNKAEWEDAVEYYSKHPKPVVLETLQRSYEALEYPIQQSSKKRP, from the exons ATGGATCTGAGCAAACCTCAAGTCGgagcctcttcctcttcctccactTCTTCCACCCATTCGTTCACACACGATGTCTTTCTGAGCTTCAGAGGTCCGGATACGCGCAACAATTTTACAGGCCATCTGTACCGCAATTTGGTTAACAAGGGAATTAACACCTTCATTGATAATGACCTTACAAGAGGAGAAGATATAACAAAGGAGCTTCTCGAAGTAATTGAAGGATCAAGGATTTCCATTGTTGTATTTTTTGCGAACTATGCATCTTCAaagtggtgcttggatgaacttgtCAAGATCTTGCAATGTAAAGAATCCAAGCAACAAATAGTTTACCCAATTTTCTACAAGGTACATCCGTCGAAGATACGATACCAGAAGGGCCAGGTTGGTGATGGAATTGCTCACCTTAGCAAATACGAGGATAACTTAACGAAGGTGGGGAGTTGGAAGGCAGCCCTTACACAAGCAGGAGATTTGTCTGGGTGGCACATCGAGGATGGAGA GCATGAAGCGAATGTCATTGAACAAATTGTTGAAGAGATATCAACTGAAATAATGAAATGCACCCCTTTAGATGTGGCAACACATCCTGTTGGAATAGAATCTCGTGTAGAAGATATACTTAAGCTCTTAAATGTAGAGCAAGACGATCCTCACATGGTAGGGATATGGGGAATTGGTGGAATAGGGAAGTCAACACTTGCAAAAgctgttttcaattcaattagcaATAAGTTTGAACATAGCTGTTTCCTGGCAAATATTAGAGAATCATTTTCACGAGGAGATCTTGTTAAGCTACAAAACGATTTTCTTTCTAAGATTATAGAGAGGAATCCACCTAATGTGGAAAATGTTGATGAAGGAATCACTGTGCTGAAGCAAAAACTAAGCCAGAAAAGGGTTCTCTTAGTTATTGATGATGTGGACCACTTGGATCAGTTAAGAAAACTTGCTGGAGGGTGTGATTGGTTTGGTCAAAGAAGTAGAATTatcataacaacaagagataCAAATTTTCTAAGTGCTCATGGAGTCaattcaaattcaatatatgaGGTCAAGGAATTAAATCATCAAGAAGCTTCAGAGCTCTTCAATTTCTATGCCTTCAAAGAAAATAAACGTATGGATGATTTCTCTGAACTTGCAAGTAAGGTGATACGTTATGCTAAAGGGATTCCGTTAGTTTTGGAAGTTTTGGGGTCAGATCTATGTAGTAAAAATAAGGCTGAGTGGGAAGATGCAGTAGAGTATTACAGCAAACATCCTAAGCCAGTGGTTCTAGAAACTCTCCAAAGAAGTTACGAGGCGTTGGAGTATCCGATACAACAA TCCTCCAAGAAAAGGCCTTaa
- the LOC112174574 gene encoding protein SUPPRESSOR OF npr1-1, CONSTITUTIVE 1-like, which produces MGCSLRSLPKSFNPTKLSMLSMGGPCTTPLIKGLKNMRYLKSIKLSFYDDGRTRIPNCFSIRKKTRRIPDLSGLTSLEYLELSYCNYLVQVHPSVGRLDKLVILKLRNCDKLRMFQKSINMKSLETLDLSWCPLKFFPEIEGDMKSLSHLDLSWNRAIKELPLSLYRCPNLTNVPSSIFYGLQRLEDLDLRECYKLVTFPTESDSLPPPPVFSTNLTSRLQVHLGDCESLQEISEFPREIDSLYVSGCESLKRISKLSKILEGKDSKMFGELDLTNCWRLCDNLARTSGVISEVEVDKRLFHEGSEELMGEAEKLTALLTLFFSCAKSEEFRVRFGATARIPYWFTCRQDANWDVNGDVINKELEFCIKIPQNSNWDNKGLALCIQSGTSGVFPSVYINGIKFDEKYMAVRYQVCVHYIPFVTLRRRLSECGMDDDNLRVMFRFENIHTSGDRPSGGSCGVHLIKDLEGEGR; this is translated from the exons ATGGGTTGTTCATTACGATCGTTGCCAAAGAGTTTTAATCCGACGAAACTTAGTATGCTGAGCATGGGTGGGCCCTGCACGACTCCACTAATCAAGGGATTGAAG AATATGCGATATTTGAAATCTATCAAATTGTCGTTCTATGATGACGGTCGAACAAGAATTCCCAACTGTTTCTcaataagaaaaaaaacaagaagaattcCCGACTTGTCTGGATTAACAAGCTTAGAGTATTTGGAGCTGTCTTATTGTAATTATTTAGTTCAAGTTCATCCTTCGGTTGGCCGTCTCGATAAGCTCGTCATTTTGAAACTCAGGAATTGTGACAAGCTCCGGATGTTTCAAAAGAGTATCAACATGAAATCTCTGGAAACTCTGGATCTCTCTTGGTGCCCGCTCAAGTTCTTCCCTGAAATTGAGGGAGACATGAAGTCTTTGAGTCACCTGGATCTAAGTTGGAATCGTGCCATCAAAGAGTTACCCTTGTCTCTATATAGGTGTCCTAATCTTACAAATGTACCATCGAGCATTTTCTATGGATTGCAACGTCTGGAGGATCTTGATCTACGGGAATGCTATAAGCTTGTTACATTTCCAACAGAGTCAGATTCACTGCCTCCTCCACCGGTCTTTTCAACTAACCTCACTTCCAGATTACAAGTTCATCTGGGCGATTGCGAGTCGCTTCaagaaatttcagaatttccacGAGAAATAGATAGCTTATATGTGAGTGGTTGTGAGTCATTGAAAAGAATTTCAAAGCTGTCAAAAATTTTGGAGGGGAAAGATTCAAAAATGTTCGGTGAGTTGGACTTGACTAATTGCTGGAGACTCTGCGACAATCTGGCTCGTACATCTGGAGTAATATCAGAGGTTGAAGTTGACAAGCGACTATTTCATGAGGGATCTGAAGAATTGATGGGAGAGGCCGAGAAATTGACGGCTTTGTTGactctttttttctcttgtgcGAAATCTGAAGAATTTCGAGTACGCTTCGGTGCAACTGCTCGGATTCCATACTGGTTCACCTGCCGTCAGGATGCGAACTGGGATGTGAATGGTGATGTGATAAATAAAGAGCTTGAGTTTTGCATTAAAATTCCTCAAAACTCCAATTGGGACAACAAGGGGTTGGCTCTCTGTATTCAATCGGGTACTTCTGGGGTCTTTCCTTCAGTTTACATCAATGGAATAAAGTTCGATGAGAAATACATGGCTGTTCGGTATCAAGTGTGTGTGCATTATATTCCATTCGTTACACTAAGAAGGAGGTTGAGTGAGTGTGGGATGGACGATGATAATCTTCGAGTTATGTTTCGGTTTGAAAATATTCATACTTCAGGCGACAGGCCTTCTGGGGGAAGCTGCGGAGTCCACCTGATCAAAGATTTGGAAGGGGAAGGCCGATGA